Genomic window (Chlorocebus sabaeus isolate Y175 chromosome 4, mChlSab1.0.hap1, whole genome shotgun sequence):
aaaaatttaaaaattctaatgtgAAGCAAAGTTCTACATGTTtcttctcctggatgatatttgGCTGTTATGATATtaattactgaatttatttatggaattttgccttttttcttaaaCACAGTTCAATATGTAGCAATTCAATGAAAAACGAATTAACTACAGAATGCAAAATGGAAAACCTTCCTGTTTTCTCAGCTTTATTTTTCCATGGGCCAATTTTGCTCTCCTTGTAGAAGACTCTTTTATTGGTTATTTCTAAAATCGGAGGTCAATGCAAGTAATAGTATTTATACTTGGAAAAAAGTGGGGCTGATATGGACAAGCAAATGATGCTGCATGATTTTCTTAATCTTTGCCCTTGGGTATAATGGAGATCCATCTCCAGAGAGGGTAAAATATGGCTAGAATTTGCATCCCATTCAGTAGACTTTACTTCCTAATGAAGTGAATTGAATTTAATcatgtgtgtctttttttcccttccccaaCAGCTTCCATGCCTATGGCTGTTCTAAAATTGGGCCAAATATATCCATTTCAGAGAggctttttctgtaaagacaaCAGCATCAACTATCCGTACCATGACAGTACCGTCACATCCACTGTCCTCATCCTAGTAGGGGTTGGCTTGCCCATTTCCTCTGTAAGTAAATTAATAAGTAGGTAGTGATGGGTTTGTTGTGCTGGAGGTTGGATGAAGTATGGAGTTGGGGCGGGGGTAAATCCACAGTACTGTCTTCACCAGTGTTAATATGGTGAATGATTGCTTGAGGAATATACCCACTGTTTTAGTCCAGAGGCAGTGTTTCTCCAGTGAAAAGTGGATGTTACCCAGAACAACTTGATGTCATTCtgtaagaatgatacagtgaTTATTTTTGAATAGGAGAGTCTTTTTGGGTCATTTGGACCAACTCCTCTCAGTAAACAAATGAAGAAGAAACTTAGGTCCAGACACTTGTTAAAGCCCAGTAAGCTATTGTATGGCAGAGCTGAAACAAAGATTATGCTTGCTTTATCATACTGTTAAGTGGAAATTGAGgccatgaaaaatgaaaacgTTTGCATATTAAATTTGAGAAAACAAACTCAGCAGAAAGATCACAAATATATATGcagaataaaattattagaatacATTAAGATATATCACtactggctgggtatggtggctcacgcctgtaatcccagcactttgggaggccgaggcggacggatcacctgaggtcagcagttcaagactagcctgaccaacatggagaaaccccttctctactaaaaatacagaattagctgggcgtggtggcgcatgcctgtaaccctagctactcaggaggctgaggcaggagaattgcttgaacccgggaggtggaaattgcagtgagcagagatcacgccattgaactccagcctgggcaataagagcgaaactctgtctcaaaaaaaaaaaaaagaaagaagtcaccaTTTCTTACTTTGTACTGTCCTTCAGATAGTTCATCAGTTTGTAGGATAATactgggtttcactgttttaAGTAATTAAAAACTGTCAATTCTAAGTTAAGATCACAAACTAGGTTAAGATTGCCACTTGGGATATTATGCCTACTTTCTTTACCCTTGGCTCTCATTCCTAAGTCTTGCCATTGTGATTTTATGTGACTTGGAAATAGAAGGGAAGAAGCAAGGTAAAGATTTACCTCCTTGAGTATCTTGGCAGTGAAGCATATCACACCATATTTCTCCTCTGGCCACCTGTCTTGTTACTTGGCTGTCCTAGACATATGACTTACAAAAATTTAGTGTCTCAGTAAACTCAGCAACCTTGCTCTGCTGTAGGACTGGCTGgcttttctctctctattttgcTCTCAAATTGGGTAAGAATAATAACCTAGTTGTTTTTCCAGTTTATGTATCTGagttcattttgtctttttgtctagtatatttttttctaatggcCATTAGCTCAGTATTTTGAAGGTGAAGGGGTCCAGTATTTTATTATGTTCTAAGAGATACAAGTATTAGTATATTCTTATAATTGTAATTTGATTATAGCTACTTTTATGGgagtaaaatgatagaaaaatctAGCATAAAATCTAGGATTTAGTTTAAGGAGAtacttctttttctaaaaaataaatcccaCCATAACTGATTacttaaattttagccattcagCTTAGGAGAAACTGTGTGCAGGGAAGTACTGCCACTTGGATGACAATAGACGGTGTTACTGTACTATATGAAGTACTAAGTAGTTGTGGTAGCCATGATTTTGAGCAACTATTGCcagataaagtttctttttttaaaaaaaaacttgtcccTGTATTTGAGGAGATAATTGCTTGAGAGTGAATaaattaattgtaataataatatatatatttttttgagatggagttttgctcttgtcgcccaggctggagtgcagtggtgtaatattggctcactgcaatctctgcctcccaggttcaggtgattctcctgcctaactctcctgagaagctgggactataggcgtgtaccgccatgcccagctaatttttgtattttttagtagagatggggtttcaccatattggccaggctggtcttgaactcctgacctcaagcaatctaccctgcttcagctcgggttcaagcgattctcctgcctcagcctctcaagtagctggaattacaggtgcttgtcaccatgcccagctaatttttgtatttttagtagagatggggtttcactgtgttggccaccTGGCAACATGCACCTGGCCCATAatcttttattaattaaaaaaaaaaatgattataaagtagaaagagaaaataaatagccCTTAGTTCTACTACCTGAAGACAACTACTGGTGGCATTTTGATGTTTCCTTtagtttgacagttttttttttgttgttgttgctgctgctgtttgttttttatttttattttttttgagatggagtcttgctctgttgtccgggctggagtgcagtggcacaatctcgactcagtgcaacctctgcctcccaggttgaagcaattctcctacctcgacctcccgagtagctgggactacaggcatgcaccaccacacctggctaatttttgtagttttagtagagacggtgttttaccatgttggccaggctggtctcaaactcctgacctcaggtgatccacctgctttgtaatcccaaagtgctgggattacaggcgtgggccaccacacccaacctagtTTGACAGTTTTTATGTCATTGTGAGCACACCACAGATTTagttttgtgctttgttttttacttatctttataacaaatttttttttttttagttatagtATTATCAAACAGCTTAAATAACAATaaggctaaatttttttatttaaggaGTGGAAAAAGAGTATCAATCTTTGAGTTCTTGGGTATTAATTCCTGTGAGTTTGCTGTTAGAATTgacctggaaaaatattttaatgccaatgatttatttatttgtttgttttgagatggagtcttgtcctgttgcccaggctggagtacagtggcatgatcttggctcactgcaaatgcaaccttcccctccttggttcaagcaattctcctgcctcaggttcctgagtagctggaactacaggcatgtaccaccatgctcagataattttttgtattttttgtattttttttttgagacggagtctcgctcagttgcccaggctggagtgcagtggcacgatcttggttcactgcaagctacccctcccgggttcacaccattctcctgcctcagcctcccaagtagctgggactacaggtgcccgccaccacgcccggctaattttttgcatttttagtagagacggggtttcactgtgttagccaggatggtctcgatctcctgaccttgtgatccgcccgcctcggcctcccaaagtgctgggattacaggtgtgagccagcgcgcctggccaatgttttgtatttgtaatagaggcagggtttcaccatattggtcaggctggtcttgaacttctgacctcaggtgatccgccagccttgacctcccaaagtactgggattacaggcatgagccaccactcctggcctaatgccaatttatttttaattaaagaagtAGTATTTGGCCAGTTTCTGGGCCTTAAGTGTGCTTGAATGTGCAGGAAGGGATTCTTGCACATTCTTGGGgtagatttgtttgttttagtagttTGTGTGTAACATCTGTtgttatatatagaaaataacttattttctataaaatgaattatttatgcTTAATGTAACTTTAATATAATATGCCTTATAATTTGATCAGAAATAAGATTTTGGGTGAtagaaaatctgtattttaaagcagtgatttatttttacaatGCGGGGttcataatcttttaaaaaaatatgttctctACTGTTTCTTCTTTAGCTATCCAAAAAGGTGCCACATTCAGAAAACTATAGATTTCTGCATTAtttggcttttacatttttttgttgttgttgtttttggattTTAATGATCCATATTAGATTTGacaccagacttttttttttttcccatcatttTTGGCTTTGTGTAGTTCTACCTTCTCCCttggtaatttgttatatatttttataaattcttatGTTTCTAGAAAAAGGTAAGACTTTTTGTTTGCAAACTTTCAGAGTAATGTTAGTAACAATAAAGTTAGTATTAAATCCATATGTTGCAATGAATAATATAGTttgtctaaatttaaaaatttatagtttcaggatacaaaacttGCCTATGTTTAATAGGCTATTTTAAATTGACTTGAGTACCGACTGTAAGTAGTTGCTTTTCTTAAGTCATGATTACTGTATGACATAACCTTTTAGCAAAAATATTTAGCCTAAAATAACAGTATAGCCAATGCTTGTGGCCAACTTATAAAACTCTTTCTAAAGAGTGATTGTATTATTCGTGGTGACCTAAAACTGGAAATATACATGGATGTTTGTGAAAAGGgcttaatcactttttttttcaggtggagtctcgctctgttgcccaagctggagtgcaatggtgcgatttcggcacgctgcaacctccacctcccaagttcaagcgattctcctgcctcagcctcctgagtagctgggattacaggcgcatgccaccaacgCCTGgctagtgtttgtatttttaatagagatggggtttcaccgtgttagtcaggctggtctcgaactcctgacctcatgatctgcccacctcggcctcccaaagtgttgggattacaggtgtgagccaccgcacccgaccaagGCTTAatcactttatatattttattttattgtattatattttttgagatggagtctcactcttgcccagactggagtatagtggtgtgatctcagctcactgcaacctccgcctcccgggttcaagtgcttctcctacctcaaccttctgagtagctgggactacaggcccgtgccactataactggctaattttttgtatttttagtagagatggggtttcaccatgttggccaggctggtcttgaactcctgacctcaagcaatccacccacctcggcctcccaaagtgctgagattacaggttcgtgagccaccgcatccagccactttatatattttataacttaGTGAAAAACAGATGACTACCTCaaagaaaaatggggaaagggcATGACTAGAAAGCTGTCAGTAGAAGAAAATTgtcaataaatagaaataaatgctttAACATTTAACTTTTCTTAAGACTTAGTCTTAAGTTCATATTAAAGCAACACTGAGAACACAGTTTGGCCTGTCACAGTAGCAAAGGTAAGAACTTTCCCAGCTTATCAAGCATAGAAAACAGGTGTTCCCATACACAAATCTGGCAGGGGTATAAATTGGCATTAAAAAGAGTGTATTGTTGGACCTATAAATTATACCGGAAGGAAGTTATCCTGGAAGTAAGTTTCATGTAGAGAATAAGTTACAAGACAGTTGATTACAGTACTTTTTATAgaagaaaattggaaataaataatttagctATAGGGGactattttatgatttattctaGTGATGAAATATTATATTCATTGCATAATTTTTGATAATATTGACGTGGAAAGATTTTTGTAATAATTGAGAGTAAAGGGAGAAGAATAGTAATGGTTCCCTCTGAATAGTGGGATTATTAGTAtatgagatattttcttttttttttcatgtcataAGTTTTTTGACAAACATATGTAGTATGCCATGAGTTAGAGTTTGATCCATTTCCAGAGGCTGTATCTCCTAAAATGCTCTTCATATCTGTTACATGGATGCACTGAAACATCGTTATGATTTAAGCAGTTGGTATCTTACTATAAGGAAGGGTGCAGCAAATGCAGATCCAAAGTACAAACACATCTTAACTAGTAACACCCACTTGTTTTCCACTGAAAATGGCAAATTCTTCCCAGGGCCCTCCTCATAGTGGCTCCTACGGACCACAGAGGTTGTGAACCTCCGGATGCTGTGGCCCAACATAGCGCTGCTGGAAGCTCTGCGAAAGGCGCAGAGACTGAGGACGGATGAAATGGCGGCACCTCACCAAGACcgagatattttcattttatctcttatattttctgttttttcctctccCTTGAACATTGGTTTTTCAAATAAGgaagcctatttttattttttaaaaacccattagaaatttttctgttttcattttcatatacctGAAGTTTAAATGCCTTAACTATATACCCATTTTTACATAGTGTTGTGGAAGCTTATCTGCTATGTGTGTGGATTTTGTCTGTTTCTAAGAaagtgccaaaagaaaaaaaaaaaaagataaaaataactgtattttGAGAATTCACAGTAAACCAAACTTCACTCCTTGTCCTGTGGCTCAGCAGCTTATGTAGCTGACTAGTCTTTTTGGAAGTCATTGGTTGTCTGTGAACCTGAGTGTACCTACACAAACAAATGTAACTCCTTGAATGTGGAAAGTTTGTCTTGCGTGTTGCAGCATGCTAtaattcaattctgacattaACTGCCTGGAGTTAACATGAGACTCCACGGATTTAAGGTCATTGTCCCCAGTAAGACTGCTCTCACTGTAGTTTTCAGGTGCAAATTTGAAGTTCCCTAGGTTGTAACTCTGGGGGTTCCTGTGACCCTGTCAGGTTCGGTAATTGGCTAAAACAACTCATAGAACTCAGGAAATCATTTTACTTATGATTATAGTTTTATTATAAGGAGTCAGAATGAGCCAAATTAAGATACACAGTTAAGGTCTCAGGGTGGGGGACAGCCTGAATGTAGAGCTTTTCTGTCCTTTCCCAGTGGCATCAAGATGTGTCACTTTCCTGGCACATTGATGTGTTCACCAACCAGGCAGCTCCTGCAACCTTCAGTGTCCATTGTTTTTATTAGAGTTTTATTATGTAGTCATGATTGATTGAATCATTGGCCAACCAATTGAACTTGATCTCTAGTTCCCCTCACCTCCTTGGAGGTTGAGTTGGTTTAAAGCCCTGTCCCTCTAATCACATGGTTAGTGTGACCAGCTCCCATCCTGAGTCATTCATTAGCCTAAACCCAAGTGTGAACCAAGGGACTTAAGAATAACAAAGACACCCCTATTACTCAGGAAATTCTAAGGTTTTAGAGTCTCTCTCCCAGGAACAAAGGCCAGATTCTTTGTTATAGACTCCAGTCTCTGTACTTTTTACTCTGTAGCCTTGGTACCTTGAAAGTGTTTAAAGCACTCAGGTGTTGGTTTGATacaatttaagatttttaaaaaagttttcattttttcctttcaatctGCCAACCCAAGTTTACTTAGGAGTTGGAGACTTTCCATCTAATATGGGTTTCTATTATTGAATAAATTTATTCTGATACTTGTTAAAATGGTTAAGGAAAACTTTACTCAAGACTGTTGCACCTGGGGTGGAGAACTCAACTCTGACTACAACAAGGAGAAGGGGGGATTTATGGGTGAGGGGAATCAATGGATGGAAAATCATGAAGAGGAGACATCAAGGGTAGGAGATTCTTGTTAAGGCAAGCCAAAGATTTATATATCAAAGGTGGGGGATGAGGAATTTAATCATGTATCAAGGGTGTTCAGATATCAAGGATAAGGGGCTTCTTGCTAAGCTGACTTAGCaggacttttgctaagactgggCCTGTCCTGTCCTTGCACACCACACAAGGACAGGCTGACATGAAAGGCCAAGGTTGAGGCCTAGTTGAGAAGAGGGTTCACAGCTGGTTAACTAATGTTTGGTCAACTGAAGAGCCTTTGTCACTATTAAAGATGAACTTTATCGTAAGTGTGCATTGCATAGTGAGTGAGTAGCTCATGGTAGAAAGACATCTATGTAAACATATCTTAATATGCAAAAAACCTTTGTCCTAGGTTAATTCAGAAATATGCATTATTTAAATCCCATTATGTCTCCATTTAATAGACCTCTCCATTTAATAGACCAAGTATTGGTCTATTAAAATTCCTTTAGGATGTGGATTGTTACAGTTTTTGGTTTGGGATTTTTGCAAAGTCATTCTAAGTGTAAAAAGTACAGAAATGGAAATAG
Coding sequences:
- the LOC119628303 gene encoding cytochrome c oxidase subunit 7C, mitochondrial-like, translating into MLGHSIRRFTTSVVRRSHYEEGPGKNLPFSVENKWVLLVKMCLYFGSAFAAPFLIVRYQLLKS